From Pyrenophora tritici-repentis strain M4 chromosome 1, whole genome shotgun sequence, the proteins below share one genomic window:
- a CDS encoding CheY, CheY receiver, producing MIHHLPPNCNMLAIDVRVFLDCIQPLMVNAAQHSAGGVVAVSLSVAEGLKSLTIDVQHNGGDIATSHYKRMIDVNGKVDLSTAESALGLTIACKAATLLGGQITLATSDHGVGSHATATFNDPICASSFPRVRPLKEKLVQLPQKFCRLTSESQTSSLGHYFGQYLSDSGWLESTEMKEAFMIVDYTPNLAQLYNTTWSIAADQVAICPVPENACFLDFQEERIRRQNNVLYVQGPFKNDIIEQALELADAILAEFRPFTLETKSCSMWGISTKSTTLLISPRSNNHPKTLLERPSMFPEKLQTELAKAVQTLHIQVTATVPTVEIHKPKIKPMSLLVDDNAVNLRLLEMYCTRRNIPYRSASDGQQAVELFSAALLFRNDLSSQQKSDERPFDLILMDLQMPVCNGFEATRQIRQLEREQGCESSALFIVTGQDSPDDRRGAEEAGADEFLVKPIGPKFLDTWVKKWFPDADI from the coding sequence ATGATACATCACCTGCCACCGAACTGCAACATGCTAGCGATCGATGTACGGGTGTTCTTGGATTGTATTCAGCCACTGATGGTAAACGCGGCCCAACATTCCGCCGGCGGTGTAGTGGCAGTATCCTTGTCGGTTGCAGAAGGACTGAAGTCGCTTACCATCGATGTTCAACATAACGGAGGAGATATAGCTACGAGTCACTACAAACGCATGATCGATGTCAATGGGAAGGTTGATCTGAGCACAGCAGAATCTGCGTTGGGATTGACGATAGCATGCAAAGCGGCAACGCTCCTTGGTGGTCAGATTACGCTGGCGACTTCTGACCACGGCGTGGGCTCGCACGCCACAGCTACTTTCAACGATCCCATCTGTGCCAGCTCCTTTCCACGAGTTCGCCCATTGAAGGAAAAACTAGTTCAACTCCCGCAAAAATTCTGCCGACTTACGTCCGAATCCCAAACATCGTCTTTGGGACATTACTTTGGCCAGTATCTCTCAGACTCTGGATGGCTAGAGTCCACGGAAATGAAAGAAGCCTTCATGATCGTGGACTACACACCAAATCTCGCACAACTTTACAACACTACCTGGAGTATCGCTGCCGACCAAGTTGCGATATGTCCCGTTCCCGAGAATGCATGCTTCCTTGACTTCCAAGAAGAACGGATCCGACGTCAGAACAATGTTCTATACGTCCAGGGCCCATTCAAAAATGACATAATCGAACAAGCACTAGAGCTTGCAGATGCGATTCTTGCCGAATTTAGGCCGTTTACTCTGGAAACAAAGAGTTGTTCTATGTGGGGCATTTCTACAAAGTCCACCACCTTGCTCATTTCTCCAAGATCAAACAATCACCCAAAAACCTTGTTAGAGCGGCCTTCAATGTTTCCGGAAAAGTTGCAAACGGAGTTGGCGAAAGCTGTGCAAACTCTGCACATCCAGGTAACCGCTACGGTGCCTACTGTCGAGATCCATAAACCGAAGATAAAGCCCATGTCACTGCTCGTCGACGATAACGCCGTCAATCTGCGCCTGCTAGAAATGTACTGCACTCGCCGCAACATTCCGTATCGATCGGCAAGTGATGGGCAGCAAGCTGTGGAGCTGTTCTCTGCAGCACTCCTATTCAGGAACGATCTGTCATCACAGCAGAAATCAGACGAGAGGCCCTTTGATTTGATCCTCATGGATCTACAGATGCCGGTTTGCAACGGCTTCGAAGCGACAAGACAGATACGACAGCTAGAGAGAGAGCAAGGATGCGAGAGCAGTGCTCTGTTCATTGTCACCGGCCAAGACTCGCCAGATGATCGAAGGGGCGCAGAAGAAGCAGGCGCAGACGAGTTCCTCGTGAAGCCAATAGGACCCAAGTTTCTCGATACATGGGTGAAGAAGTGGTTCCCCGACGCCGACATCTGA
- a CDS encoding GlcD, FAD-FMN-containing dehydrogenase, whose amino-acid sequence MALSWVAYTCIGILIASVYIRKRFGKLSSQLECDALAEKPGRVRLDDGLTASARQLRTKLTAAIPHIVIGPEKTEEHEKSMNGYWDQKACEVPPACVVRPRNVWELAQAVKILRREFDLRSERAKTSREDVEPVFAIRGGGHSPIPGASSIRGGVLIDLSLFNEVTPAEGGKSVIIGAGNRWIDVYQALEKEGLAVVGGRNAAVGVSGLTLGGGLSFFSPRYGFVCNNILEYEVVLADGSIVTASEHENPNLWKALKGGGNNFGIVTRFTARAFPSKNVMSGFLYLRSSQAPRVLSLLHSFVSRTMSGEVNERYDPNAAGPLVCFTYLHSLRLQAIAVNLVHTSPTAKLPGWPESWQSSDFTRLRRIWHTCKVRSLSDATDELSVLNPPGRRQEFATTTIKNDQKTLEAVHAAYRDAIVKIKKFRIKGMSWTLVLQPLLPSWTHKGDSNPLGLDESNEEPMVIVSFTVNWALSKDDDIVQTITRQAIEQIDTFSLQTGTHHCYRYLNYCSAWQKPFEGYGAENLEFLRRVSREVDPEGMFQRGCNGGFKLGMQ is encoded by the coding sequence ATGGCTCTCTCATGGGTTGCATACACATGCATAGGTATTCTGATCGCCTCAGTATACATCAGAAAGCGATTTGGAAAACTCTCTTCCCAGCTTGAATGCGATGCACTAGCCGAAAAGCCCGGTCGTGTGAGGCTCGATGATGGCTTGACAGCCTCTGCGCGGCAATTGAGGACAAAGCTCACTGCGGCCATCCCGCACATCGTCATAGGACCCGAGAAAACCGAGGAACATGAAAAGTCGATGAATGGGTACTGGGACCAAAAGGCTTGCGAAGTACCACCAGCGTGTGTCGTACGACCCCGCAATGTGTGGGAATTGGCGCAGGCGGTCAAGATTCTAAGGCGGGAGTTTGATCTCCGCAGCGAGAGAGCCAAAACATCCAGAGAAGACGTCGAACCGGTATTTGCGATCAGAGGAGGAGGGCACTCTCCCATTCCCGGTGCGTCGAGCATCAGAGGCGGCGTGCTCATCGACCTATCGCTCTTCAATGAAGTTACCCCAGCGGAGGGCGGGAAAAGTGTGATTATCGGCGCAGGAAATAGATGGATCGATGTGTACCAAGCCCTCGAAAAAGAAGGCCTTGCAGTAGTCGGGGGACGTAATGCTGCTGTTGGTGTATCTGGCCTGACGCTTGGGGGAGGATTATCTTTCTTCTCTCCGCGCTATGGGTTCGTGTGCAACAACATCCTCGAATACGAAGTCGTACTTGCAGACGGATCTATAGTAACGGCATCCGAACATGAGAACCCGAATCTCTGGAAAGCGCTAAAAGGTGGAGGAAACAATTTTGGCATCGTAACACGCTTCACTGCCCGCGCTTTTCCGTCAAAGAATGTCATGAGCGGCTTTCTTTACTTACGATCATCGCAAGCCCCCAGAGTCTTGTCATTATTACATTCTTTCGTCTCACGCACCATGTCCGGCGAAGTCAACGAACGATACGACCCCAATGCCGCCGGTCCACTCGTATGCTTTACCTACCTCCATTCTCTACGCCTCCAAGCCATCGCCGTAAACCTCGTCCACACATCCCCCACAGCCAAGCTCCCAGGATGGCCAGAAAGCTGGCAGAGTTCCGATTTTACACGACTACGGCGCATCTGGCACACATGCAAAGTCCGCAGTCTAAGCGATGCGACAGACGAGCTGAGTGTCCTGAACCCACCGGGCAGAAGGCAAGAATTCGCCACTACGACTATCAAGAATGACCAGAAGACGCTGGAGGCCGTGCATGCGGCGTATCGAGATGCGATAGTGAAGATTAAGAAGTTTCGCATCAAGGGCATGAGCTGGACCCTTGTTCTACAGCCTCTGCTCCCATCATGGACACACAAAGGCGACTCGAATCCACTCGGCCTCGACGAAAGCAACGAAGAACCGATGGTGATTGTTAGTTTCACCGTCAACTGGGCGTTGAGCAaggacgacgacatcgtcCAAACCATCACTCGCCAAGCTATCGAGCAAATCGACACCTTCTCCCTACAAACCGGCACGCACCATTGTTACCGGTACCTAAACTATTGCTCAGCATGGCAGAAGCCCTTTGAAGGCTACGGAGCCGAGAATCTAGAGTTCCTGCGGCGAGTGAGCAGGGAGGTCGACCCCGAAGGCATGTTCCAGCGCGGCTGCAACGGTGGATTTAAACTTGGAATGCAGTAA